In Xanthomonas fragariae, the genomic window TAGCCGCAGGAATGCACGTGTGCAACATCTGGTCGCGGTCGCCATCGCGACGGAAGGCGTTCTCGCCACGTGCGGCATACCAGACACGCCCATCGACCGGCGCCTGCACCACACCTAGCACCGGCGCGCCCATATGGATGAGTGCGATGTTGACGCTGAACTCGCCGTTGCGCTTGACGAATTCGCGCGTGCCGTCGAGCGGATCGACCAACCAATAAGTGGTCCAGTACTGTCGCTTTTCCCAGGCCAGGTGTGTGGATTCTTCCGACAACACCGGCACGTCCGGGGTGACCCGGCGCAGCCCGTCGACGATGACGCGATTGGCGGCCAGGTCGGCCTGGGTCAGCGGGCTGGTGTCGGCCTTGATCTCTACTGCGAAGTCCTGCGCGTACACCTCCATGATCGCCGCCCCCGCATCGCGCGCGATGGCGATCACGGCTTCGCGCAATTCCATCGGGATGCGGATCATGGGTTGCGCTCCAGCCACTCGCGTGCAATGAACAAGGCGGCCAGCGAGCGGCCTTCGGAAAAATCTTCGCGTAGCATCAATTCGTCCAGACGTGCGATCGGCCAGGGCACCACTTCCATCTCTTCCGGCTCATCGCCCACCAGGCGCTCGGGATAGAGATCGCGTGCCAGTACCAACCAGGATTGGTGACTCATGTATGTAGGAGCGAGCGTCATCGCGCGCAGTACCTGCACCTGACGTGCGCCGTAGCCGGCTTCTTCCTTGAGCTCGCGGTCGGCCGCCTGCTCCGGCGTCTCGCCGGCATCGATGCGGCCTTTGACCAGACCCAGCTCGTAGCGATGCACGCCGGCAGCGTACTCGCGCACCAGCAGCACCGTCTGCGCGTCGAGCATTGGCGCCACCACCACGGCGCCGTGGCCCTGGCTGAGTTGGCGTTCGTACAGACGGCGCTGCCCGTTGGAAAATTCCAGATCCAGTTGCTGTCGACGGAACGGGCCGTCACCCAGATCGGTGATCTTATGGATGGTCGGCAGGCGCGGACTCATGCGTAGCACGCAGCGGCGGAGCCGGCCGATAGAATAGGCGTATGCATCGACATGTTCATGAACCCGAAATCCTAGCAGACCACGCAGCCTCTCAAGCTGCCGAACATTGGCGGCAACGCGATCTTGCGGTGCTCTGGCACCCCTGCACGCAGATGCGTGAGCACCCGCACACACTTCCACTGGTGCCGATCGCACGTGGCGACGGTGCGTGGCTGGTCGGTCACGATGGCCGCCGCTATTTAGATGCGGTCGGCAGTTGGTGGACCAACCTGTTTGGCCATACCGAACCGCGCATCGGTGCGGCTATCGCGCGGCAGGCCGGCGAACTGGAGCAGGTGATGCTGGCCGGCTTCACGCACGCGCCGGCAGTGCAGCTGGCCGAGCGGCTGTTGGCGATCGCGCCGCGCCAGGCCGGCCGCGCGCCGTTGTCCAAAGTGTTCTATGCCGACAACGGTTCGGCCGGCGTGGAAGTGGCATTGAAGATGGCCTTCCATTACTTTCACAATCGCGGCGAGCACCGCCGCACGCGCTTCGTCGCGCTGGAAAACGGCTACCACGGCGAGACCATCGGTGCGCTGTCGGTCGGCGACATTCCGTTGTACCGGCGCGTGTATGCGCCGCTGTTGCTGGAATCGATGTTCGCGCCCTCGCCCGACGCCTATCTGGCCGAACCCGGACAGACCGCGGAAGACTACGCGCTGCAAGCGGCCGACGCGCTGCAGGCAATGTTCGAACAATCGCCCGGCGAAATCTGCGCGCTGATTCTGGAGCCGCGCGTGCAATGTGCGGGCGGCATGCGCATGTACCACCCGGCCTATTTGCGCCGCGCGCGCGAATTATGCGATGCGCATGGCGCGTTTTTGATCGCCGACGAGATTGCGACCGGCTTCGGTCGTACCGGCACGTTGTTCGCCTGCGAACAGGCCGGCATCATGCCCGACCTGTTGTGCTTGTCCAAAGGACTCACCGGCGGCTTCCTGCCGTTGTCGGCGGTACTGGCAACGCAGCAGGTGTACGAGGCTTTCCTCGACGATTCGCGCGAGCGCGCGTTTCTGCATTCGCATAGCTACACCGGAAATCCGCTGGCGTGTGCGGCCGCATTGGCGACCTTGCAAATCTTCGCAGACGACGACGTGGTTGCGCGCAACCAGCACACCGCAGCGCACATGGCCACGCTCGCTGAGCAGATAGGCGAACACAGCGCGGTGGCGGACATGCGCCAGGCCGGCATGATCGTTGCGTTCGAACTCACCCAAGGTGGCGACAAACTCACGCCGTTTCCAGCGGTGGCACGGGTTGGCCTGAAGGCGTATCGCGCTGCGTTGGAACGCGGCGTGGTGCTGCGCCCGCTCGGCGACGTGTTGTATTGGATGCCGCCGTACTGCGTGGACCAGACGCAACTTGCGCTGCTGG contains:
- the cysQ gene encoding 3'(2'),5'-bisphosphate nucleotidase CysQ, whose protein sequence is MIRIPMELREAVIAIARDAGAAIMEVYAQDFAVEIKADTSPLTQADLAANRVIVDGLRRVTPDVPVLSEESTHLAWEKRQYWTTYWLVDPLDGTREFVKRNGEFSVNIALIHMGAPVLGVVQAPVDGRVWYAARGENAFRRDGDRDQMLHTCIPAATPLRVAATRSHRDARTAAALARMGEIDVVAQGSSLKFCRIAEGDLDVYPRFGPTSEWDTAAGQCVLHAAGGVLLASGTGKPFRYNRRDSLLNGEFVALGDPNLPWRDWLA
- the nudE gene encoding ADP compounds hydrolase NudE, which produces MSPRLPTIHKITDLGDGPFRRQQLDLEFSNGQRRLYERQLSQGHGAVVVAPMLDAQTVLLVREYAAGVHRYELGLVKGRIDAGETPEQAADRELKEEAGYGARQVQVLRAMTLAPTYMSHQSWLVLARDLYPERLVGDEPEEMEVVPWPIARLDELMLREDFSEGRSLAALFIAREWLERNP
- the bioA gene encoding adenosylmethionine--8-amino-7-oxononanoate transaminase translates to MHRHVHEPEILADHAASQAAEHWRQRDLAVLWHPCTQMREHPHTLPLVPIARGDGAWLVGHDGRRYLDAVGSWWTNLFGHTEPRIGAAIARQAGELEQVMLAGFTHAPAVQLAERLLAIAPRQAGRAPLSKVFYADNGSAGVEVALKMAFHYFHNRGEHRRTRFVALENGYHGETIGALSVGDIPLYRRVYAPLLLESMFAPSPDAYLAEPGQTAEDYALQAADALQAMFEQSPGEICALILEPRVQCAGGMRMYHPAYLRRARELCDAHGAFLIADEIATGFGRTGTLFACEQAGIMPDLLCLSKGLTGGFLPLSAVLATQQVYEAFLDDSRERAFLHSHSYTGNPLACAAALATLQIFADDDVVARNQHTAAHMATLAEQIGEHSAVADMRQAGMIVAFELTQGGDKLTPFPAVARVGLKAYRAALERGVVLRPLGDVLYWMPPYCVDQTQLALLAATTRHAIEQAVACA